One part of the Hydrogenobacter sp. T-2 genome encodes these proteins:
- a CDS encoding sulfurtransferase TusA family protein, giving the protein MEVLEEKEEVLDLTGLMCPLPVVMTSEKMRKLKEGQKLIVISTDPGFERDILSWCGQTGNELVSLKKEDGKVVAVLRKGSQAIEPSLWYWVKFHSLGVKLHVRHILMSLNPFIKKPDHFITFTAISEGTRAEKFLKGRAKLIPIPDEIDPRCGVVLAVHGYKEAKEIYDQLQKEGFGVEAIYKKEGKEYRRVYP; this is encoded by the coding sequence ATGGAGGTTCTAGAGGAAAAGGAAGAGGTTCTTGACCTTACAGGGCTCATGTGCCCTTTGCCTGTGGTGATGACTTCAGAAAAAATGAGGAAGCTAAAGGAAGGTCAAAAACTCATTGTTATATCCACAGACCCAGGCTTTGAAAGGGATATACTAAGCTGGTGCGGTCAGACGGGTAATGAGCTTGTAAGTCTCAAGAAGGAAGATGGCAAAGTGGTTGCGGTCTTAAGAAAAGGCTCTCAAGCCATAGAACCCTCTCTATGGTATTGGGTCAAGTTCCACTCTCTTGGAGTAAAGCTCCATGTAAGGCACATCCTCATGAGCTTAAATCCTTTTATCAAAAAACCTGACCACTTTATAACCTTTACCGCCATATCGGAAGGCACAAGGGCGGAGAAGTTTCTAAAGGGCAGAGCCAAGCTCATACCCATACCCGATGAGATTGACCCAAGATGCGGTGTGGTGCTTGCGGTTCATGGCTACAAGGAGGCAAAGGAGATATACGACCAACTACAAAAAGAAGGCTTTGGTGTAGAGGCTATATACAAGAAGGAAGGTAAGGAATACAGGAGGGTCTATCCATAG
- the trpC gene encoding indole-3-glycerol phosphate synthase TrpC — protein MERIVENKKTEIRKDPDYIKALEERVSLRDSFFSFEKALCSCRTRIIAEVKRASPSEGRIKDISAVEQAKLYEKAGAVAISVLTDKKFFKGSLEDLYEVRQIVNLPLLRKDFILDPVQVLEAKAYGADIVLLIVRILEDGLLRDLLEYSKKLGLSPLVEVFSLEEAERALKVGAYIIGINNRDLDTLKVDISLSERLAPKIKEMGARFVIAESGIENREQVLRLENSGVDAFLVGTSLMKSQDPIKKLRELMGYNF, from the coding sequence TTGGAAAGAATAGTTGAGAACAAGAAGACTGAGATAAGGAAAGACCCAGACTACATAAAGGCTTTGGAGGAAAGGGTAAGCCTTAGGGACTCCTTCTTTTCCTTTGAGAAGGCTCTTTGCTCCTGTAGGACAAGGATAATAGCGGAGGTCAAAAGGGCTTCGCCTTCCGAAGGCAGAATAAAAGACATATCCGCGGTGGAACAAGCCAAACTATACGAAAAAGCCGGCGCGGTAGCCATATCTGTGCTTACAGATAAGAAGTTCTTTAAGGGCTCTCTTGAGGACTTGTATGAAGTCAGACAGATAGTAAACCTTCCCTTGCTTAGAAAGGACTTTATCCTTGACCCTGTGCAGGTTCTTGAAGCAAAGGCTTATGGTGCGGATATAGTGCTTCTAATAGTTAGGATTTTAGAGGATGGGCTACTGAGAGACCTCTTGGAATACTCCAAAAAACTGGGACTTTCTCCTCTTGTAGAGGTCTTTAGCCTTGAGGAAGCGGAAAGGGCTCTAAAAGTTGGTGCTTACATAATAGGCATAAACAACAGAGACCTTGACACCCTTAAGGTAGACATAAGCCTTTCTGAAAGGCTTGCACCAAAGATAAAGGAGATGGGAGCAAGGTTTGTGATAGCGGAGAGCGGTATAGAAAACCGTGAGCAGGTTCTAAGGCTTGAGAACTCGGGAGTTGACGCTTTTCTTGTGGGGACGAGCCTTATGAAAAGCCAAGACCCTATAAAAAAGCTAAGAGAATTAATGGGTTATAATTTCTAA
- a CDS encoding phosphoglycerate kinase, translated as MPFRKKTLRDVELKGKRVLVRVDFNVPMDELGNIEDDTRIRASLPTIEYLLDAKAKIILMSHLGRPKGRDEKFSLAPVAKRLSRYLNRDVKLLPDCVGEEVEKEVMSMQEGDVVLLENLRFHEGESKGQEEFAKSLAKLGEVYVSDAFGTCHRKHASVYLVPQILKPAVMGFLLEKEISYFEKAMVNPQRPVVAIIGGAKVSSKLGIIKNLLKRVDKLFIGGAMAFTFIKAMGYKVGNSLVEDDLIPTAKDILEVAQKLDVRLYLPVDFVIGREVSDNTPTRVVPWQEIPEGWMGLDIGPVSVALLREIVSDAQTIVWNGPMGVFELDRFKDGTYETAKLLAQSPALTIAGGGDTDHAIHRAGVYNAIDFVSTGGGAFLELLEGNSLPCIEVLDDA; from the coding sequence ATGCCATTTAGAAAGAAAACACTTAGGGATGTGGAGCTAAAGGGTAAAAGGGTTTTAGTAAGGGTGGATTTTAATGTGCCTATGGACGAGCTTGGGAACATAGAAGATGATACGAGAATAAGGGCAAGCCTGCCAACCATTGAGTATCTGCTGGACGCAAAAGCGAAGATAATTCTTATGTCTCATCTTGGAAGACCAAAGGGAAGAGATGAAAAGTTTAGCCTTGCACCTGTGGCAAAGAGGCTCTCAAGATATCTCAACCGAGATGTTAAACTCCTTCCTGACTGTGTAGGTGAAGAGGTGGAAAAAGAGGTTATGAGCATGCAAGAGGGGGATGTGGTGCTTTTGGAAAACTTGAGGTTTCACGAAGGAGAAAGTAAAGGGCAGGAGGAGTTTGCCAAAAGTCTGGCAAAACTTGGAGAGGTCTATGTGAGCGACGCCTTTGGCACCTGCCACAGAAAGCATGCTTCTGTATACCTTGTTCCACAGATTCTAAAACCTGCGGTGATGGGCTTTTTACTTGAAAAGGAGATAAGCTACTTTGAGAAGGCTATGGTAAACCCACAAAGACCTGTGGTTGCCATAATAGGGGGTGCAAAGGTCTCCTCAAAGCTGGGAATTATAAAGAATCTTCTCAAAAGGGTGGACAAGCTCTTTATAGGTGGTGCTATGGCTTTTACCTTTATAAAGGCTATGGGCTACAAGGTGGGGAACTCTCTTGTGGAGGACGATCTAATTCCAACCGCAAAGGACATTTTAGAGGTCGCTCAAAAGCTGGATGTGAGGCTCTATCTTCCTGTAGACTTTGTCATAGGCAGAGAGGTTTCAGACAATACACCCACAAGGGTAGTCCCATGGCAAGAAATACCAGAGGGTTGGATGGGTCTTGACATAGGTCCTGTCTCTGTAGCTCTTTTGAGGGAGATAGTGTCGGACGCTCAGACCATAGTGTGGAACGGACCCATGGGTGTGTTTGAGCTTGATAGGTTCAAAGATGGCACCTATGAGACCGCAAAACTCCTTGCTCAATCTCCCGCTCTTACCATAGCAGGTGGAGGAGATACAGACCATGCCATACACAGAGCTGGAGTGTATAACGCCATAGACTTTGTCTCCACAGGTGGTGGTGCCTTTTTGGAGCTCTTAGAGGGCAACAGCCTTCCTTGTATAGAAGTGTTGGACGATGCGTGA
- a CDS encoding inositol monophosphatase family protein: MRELELFLRVAKEASLLGGQVLKEFYRKEDNLVMEKGEKDIYSLADKLSEERIREHIQKHLPDHKIVGEEEGGSADGEYVWYIDPLDGTKNYIAGFPIFGTSVGLLYRGEPIVGAVYLPAFDSLYWALKGGGAFKNGKPIRIRQKAQLKQCYVAYGYPSRAKRNLNSYWNIFREVFDKVGAMRRPGAAAVDLCFLAEGVFDGLLEFELNPWDVVAGSLIAKEAGAKVALTKGFSMGTDVYAGNDLCFPFIQGVLKLNLEEFHELSL, translated from the coding sequence ATGCGTGAGCTTGAGCTTTTCCTAAGGGTCGCAAAAGAGGCAAGCCTTTTGGGAGGACAAGTCCTAAAGGAGTTTTACAGAAAAGAAGACAACCTTGTAATGGAAAAGGGGGAAAAGGACATATACAGCCTTGCGGACAAGCTATCGGAAGAAAGGATTAGAGAACACATACAAAAACACCTACCAGACCACAAGATAGTAGGAGAAGAAGAGGGAGGCTCTGCGGACGGTGAATATGTGTGGTATATAGACCCTCTTGATGGGACAAAGAACTACATAGCAGGCTTTCCAATTTTCGGAACTTCTGTGGGGCTTTTATACAGAGGAGAGCCTATTGTAGGAGCGGTATACTTACCTGCCTTTGACAGCCTCTACTGGGCTCTAAAGGGGGGTGGTGCCTTCAAAAATGGAAAGCCTATAAGGATAAGGCAAAAGGCTCAGCTCAAGCAGTGCTATGTTGCCTATGGTTATCCCTCAAGGGCAAAAAGGAACTTGAATTCTTATTGGAACATATTCAGAGAGGTCTTTGACAAGGTAGGTGCAATGAGAAGACCCGGCGCTGCAGCGGTAGACCTTTGCTTTCTTGCAGAGGGTGTCTTTGATGGGTTGTTAGAATTTGAGCTAAACCCATGGGATGTGGTTGCCGGCTCTCTTATAGCCAAAGAGGCAGGTGCCAAAGTGGCACTAACCAAAGGCTTCTCTATGGGAACGGATGTTTATGCGGGGAACGACCTATGCTTTCCCTTTATACAGGGAGTGCTTAAATTAAACCTCGAGGAGTTTCATGAGCTTAGCCTATAA
- a CDS encoding Uma2 family endonuclease, producing the protein MSLAYKYRPHYTVEDYLRWQGDWELIEGIPYAMASPRPINQYLLNELGAFLRNVFLQEECSTCKVYVELDWYVSFDTVIRPDLMVLCGEIPERVESPPQMVVEIVSPSSRQMDEGLKFELCEMQGVKYFVLVYPDEKMVKVFEFVDGKYREKLDRVFKLDGCEVSVDFLELFSNFEGRR; encoded by the coding sequence ATGAGCTTAGCCTATAAGTATAGACCACACTATACGGTGGAAGATTATCTTAGATGGCAAGGGGACTGGGAGTTAATAGAGGGCATTCCATATGCTATGGCTTCGCCAAGACCTATAAACCAATACCTTCTTAACGAACTTGGTGCTTTTTTAAGGAATGTTTTTTTGCAGGAAGAATGTAGCACTTGCAAAGTTTACGTGGAGCTTGATTGGTATGTATCCTTTGACACGGTCATAAGACCAGACTTAATGGTATTGTGTGGAGAAATTCCAGAGAGGGTGGAAAGCCCGCCACAGATGGTGGTGGAGATAGTTTCTCCAAGTAGTAGGCAGATGGATGAAGGTCTTAAGTTTGAGCTGTGTGAGATGCAAGGCGTGAAATACTTTGTCCTTGTTTATCCTGATGAGAAGATGGTAAAGGTCTTTGAGTTTGTGGATGGGAAATACAGAGAAAAGTTAGATAGGGTTTTTAAACTAGATGGATGTGAAGTGAGTGTAGACTTCTTAGAGCTTTTTAGTAATTTTGAAGGGAGGAGATGA
- a CDS encoding universal stress protein: protein MKFLAPVDFTEITNPLIRVVKLFAQAHNAKVHLLHTVSPVLYLPYPESFGMSTVDLELLAELQERKKEEAKERLKGLVEFLKPLEVEILVEIGEPAEVVLEKEEAYDLVFMGSHKKGLVERILVGSTTEKVVKYSKKPVFVLKGKEPEGIKKVLIGYDLSEHAKKALEFAVNLLKPFSPHIVLLHVEETIELPLVEGIRDVLSEKYREEKLKHIEKIKDWLRESGFTASAYILEDRSPADGIRNFLKEDPDIDIVVLGSRGLSGLKRVLLGSTSSELLRSLEVSLIIHRSLE from the coding sequence ATGAAATTCCTTGCACCAGTTGACTTTACGGAGATAACAAACCCGCTTATTAGAGTAGTGAAACTCTTTGCCCAAGCCCACAATGCCAAGGTCCATCTTCTTCATACAGTGTCTCCCGTGCTTTACCTTCCCTATCCAGAGAGCTTTGGTATGAGCACAGTAGACCTTGAGCTACTGGCAGAGCTTCAGGAGAGAAAGAAGGAAGAGGCAAAGGAGAGGTTAAAAGGTCTCGTGGAATTTTTAAAGCCTCTGGAAGTGGAAATTCTCGTAGAAATAGGAGAGCCTGCGGAGGTGGTGTTAGAGAAAGAAGAGGCATACGACCTTGTCTTTATGGGAAGTCACAAAAAGGGTCTTGTGGAAAGGATATTAGTTGGCTCAACAACAGAAAAGGTTGTGAAGTATTCAAAAAAGCCTGTTTTTGTGCTAAAGGGAAAGGAACCAGAGGGTATAAAAAAGGTCCTTATAGGATATGACCTCTCGGAGCATGCAAAAAAAGCCCTTGAATTTGCTGTAAACCTACTAAAGCCCTTTTCTCCTCATATAGTTCTTCTACATGTGGAAGAAACTATTGAACTGCCACTCGTTGAAGGAATAAGGGATGTTCTAAGTGAAAAATACAGGGAAGAAAAGTTAAAACATATTGAAAAAATTAAGGACTGGCTTAGAGAATCCGGCTTTACAGCCTCAGCCTATATACTTGAGGATAGGTCTCCTGCAGATGGTATAAGGAACTTTTTGAAGGAAGACCCAGACATAGACATAGTGGTATTGGGAAGTAGAGGTCTTTCTGGCTTAAAGAGGGTGCTTCTTGGAAGCACATCCTCGGAGCTTCTGAGGTCTTTGGAAGTTTCTCTTATTATACATAGGAGTTTAGAATGA
- a CDS encoding tetratricopeptide repeat protein produces MRVLFFLLLFGVSLAYNPYTDYVFCRLYQEKEPLKAESYCLRALGRAPTPSLYVDVVRLALQLKKNDMALKVANEFKSKYPNMPDPYLLLHSVYSIRREGEKALRALEDGYSKNPESREIMVFLAEEYLRRGHIPKAHSVLTRLAEVSPENPLPYFMLARIALSEGKQQEAIEYLEKSLKVRGDFEAGFITLGSIYEQRGEYSRAESLYKDILKQDPTNRSALERLANIYAITGRYEEAKDVYQRLAEVYPDGDYLYQYALILIRSGDTKKAKELLENLYRENPDNPDVAYSYALLLEFEKETDKALEIYLNLQQKVGNNPKILERLAVIYIDRKEYQKAEDLLKKALAVDPNSYQLNLITGSLYSEKEELEEALKYVNKAVEINPRDYRGYFLRAIIYDKLGKILSAEEDLKKALELNPDDPELLNHLGYSLLLWYEGARLDEAEKLITRALEKDPENPAYIDSMAWVLYYRGDYIKAKELLLKALEKEKEDPVLYEHMGDVLLKLGKEEEAQEYYKKAYNLLMQGKRGEPNQKERLKGKIKVQ; encoded by the coding sequence ATGAGAGTGCTTTTTTTCCTTTTGCTCTTTGGTGTATCCTTAGCTTACAATCCATACACCGATTATGTTTTCTGCAGGCTCTATCAAGAGAAAGAACCACTCAAAGCTGAAAGCTATTGCCTGAGAGCCCTTGGAAGAGCACCAACGCCATCCTTGTATGTGGACGTTGTGAGGTTAGCCCTTCAGCTGAAAAAAAACGATATGGCACTCAAGGTTGCCAACGAGTTTAAGTCAAAGTATCCTAATATGCCTGACCCATATCTTCTGCTCCATAGTGTATACAGTATAAGAAGAGAAGGAGAAAAAGCCTTGAGAGCCCTTGAGGATGGATATTCAAAGAACCCAGAGTCAAGGGAGATAATGGTCTTTTTAGCGGAGGAATATCTTAGAAGAGGACATATCCCAAAGGCTCACAGTGTGCTTACAAGGCTGGCAGAGGTCAGTCCAGAAAACCCTCTACCCTATTTTATGCTTGCAAGAATTGCCCTTTCTGAGGGTAAACAGCAAGAAGCCATAGAATACCTTGAGAAATCTCTAAAGGTAAGAGGAGACTTTGAAGCTGGCTTTATAACCCTTGGAAGCATATACGAACAGCGAGGAGAATACTCAAGGGCGGAGAGCTTATACAAGGACATACTCAAACAAGACCCAACCAACAGAAGTGCCTTAGAAAGGCTTGCAAACATATATGCAATAACAGGCAGATATGAAGAAGCAAAGGATGTTTACCAAAGGCTGGCAGAAGTTTATCCCGACGGCGATTATCTGTATCAGTATGCCCTTATCCTTATAAGGTCTGGAGATACAAAAAAGGCTAAAGAACTTTTAGAGAATCTGTATAGGGAAAACCCAGATAATCCAGACGTGGCTTATAGCTATGCACTCCTTCTTGAGTTTGAAAAGGAAACTGACAAAGCTCTTGAAATATATCTTAACCTTCAGCAAAAGGTAGGCAACAACCCAAAGATCCTTGAGAGACTGGCAGTTATATACATAGATAGGAAAGAATACCAAAAAGCAGAAGACTTACTCAAAAAGGCTCTTGCGGTAGACCCAAACAGTTATCAGCTAAACCTTATTACGGGAAGCCTTTACAGTGAGAAGGAAGAACTTGAGGAGGCTCTTAAATACGTAAACAAAGCAGTGGAAATAAACCCGAGAGATTACAGAGGTTATTTCCTAAGAGCAATAATCTACGACAAATTGGGCAAGATACTGTCTGCGGAAGAAGACCTCAAAAAAGCTCTTGAGCTAAACCCCGATGACCCAGAGCTTTTGAACCATCTTGGATACTCTCTTCTCCTTTGGTATGAAGGTGCAAGATTGGATGAAGCGGAAAAGCTCATAACAAGAGCTCTTGAAAAGGACCCAGAAAACCCCGCATATATAGACAGTATGGCGTGGGTTTTGTATTACCGTGGAGATTACATAAAGGCTAAGGAGCTTCTTCTCAAGGCTCTTGAAAAGGAAAAGGAAGACCCTGTGCTATACGAGCATATGGGAGATGTCCTCCTCAAGTTAGGAAAGGAGGAGGAAGCACAGGAATATTACAAAAAAGCCTATAACCTGCTTATGCAAGGTAAAAGAGGAGAACCAAACCAAAAGGAAAGGCTAAAGGGTAAGATAAAAGTCCAATGA
- a CDS encoding LptF/LptG family permease, translating into MIFSWFFWRVFRLALIISLLFTFLFLIFQIIRLDQILFQLPLRDSLPFLLLWFLFYFSYMLPTALFIAFAFQLFELKESKKLHVIQSFGIRPINLYTRSIFMLLPVIFALSFVFSKLNEEDIGFVRRHLTLKYYAILLTSVPSKSFHTFGQFTLYVERRDGNILEGIFFKFNEGVVVAKKARVEAGTLTFEDGSLLTQREGKTFATDFKVYKLSLNRIVGDDKKTSSREHLIGIFNALSPLILMAVAYRLIWFIEHHHSFYYAVGLTSVLYQLVLLLLKQKL; encoded by the coding sequence ATGATATTTAGTTGGTTTTTTTGGAGGGTTTTTAGACTTGCTTTGATTATCAGCCTTTTATTTACTTTTTTATTTCTCATATTCCAGATAATCAGACTTGACCAAATACTGTTTCAACTGCCCTTGAGAGACTCTTTGCCTTTTCTTTTGTTATGGTTTTTGTTTTATTTCTCTTACATGCTTCCAACCGCACTATTTATAGCTTTTGCCTTCCAGCTTTTTGAATTAAAAGAAAGCAAAAAACTCCATGTTATACAGTCCTTCGGAATAAGACCTATTAATCTGTATACAAGAAGCATTTTTATGCTACTTCCTGTTATTTTTGCCCTTTCCTTTGTGTTTAGCAAACTAAACGAAGAGGATATTGGTTTTGTAAGGAGACATCTTACGCTAAAATACTACGCTATTCTATTAACTTCCGTTCCTTCAAAGAGCTTTCACACCTTCGGACAGTTCACCTTATATGTGGAAAGGAGAGATGGAAACATCCTTGAAGGTATATTTTTCAAGTTTAATGAGGGCGTGGTTGTGGCAAAGAAAGCAAGAGTGGAAGCGGGAACACTCACCTTTGAGGATGGTTCACTTCTTACCCAAAGGGAAGGAAAGACTTTTGCTACAGATTTCAAAGTCTACAAACTGAGCCTTAATAGGATAGTTGGTGACGACAAGAAAACCTCTTCAAGAGAACACTTAATTGGCATTTTTAATGCATTGTCTCCTCTAATTCTTATGGCTGTTGCCTACAGGCTTATATGGTTTATAGAACATCATCACAGTTTTTATTACGCAGTGGGTTTAACCTCTGTGCTTTATCAATTAGTCCTCTTACTTCTCAAGCAAAAACTGTAG
- a CDS encoding DUF3108 domain-containing protein, which yields MDRAFKVFAVLLGFVGFSFAQELKACYRAYLFFMPVAETCITYKQQNNNLKVESFVRTINVGKAVKRVYNRGDAEIELPDLSPRRFVYYQEEGEFKRYQEYIFGGGKIKTTEIKYVKLSEQIEKKEEKEYNYRGYVDPYTASLILYRDSARVNKGTVKMFYDDKEYLLPYGVVGREKIDTPAGSFIARKIEVHPNIETKGLLKPRGTWYLWIDEETNLPVRMELKFAIGSASARLERVDGDKNLLRSVLSAKR from the coding sequence TTGGATAGAGCATTTAAGGTCTTTGCAGTCCTTTTAGGGTTTGTGGGTTTTTCCTTCGCCCAGGAGCTAAAAGCCTGCTATAGAGCTTATCTTTTCTTTATGCCTGTGGCAGAGACATGCATAACTTACAAACAGCAAAACAACAACCTTAAAGTTGAAAGCTTTGTGAGAACCATAAATGTGGGTAAGGCGGTAAAAAGGGTATACAACAGGGGTGATGCGGAGATAGAGCTTCCTGACCTTTCTCCAAGACGCTTTGTTTACTATCAAGAAGAGGGGGAGTTTAAGAGATATCAAGAATACATCTTTGGTGGTGGTAAGATAAAGACAACTGAGATAAAATATGTAAAACTGAGTGAACAAATTGAAAAGAAAGAAGAGAAGGAATATAACTACAGAGGCTATGTAGACCCTTATACAGCCAGCTTAATACTGTATAGAGATAGTGCAAGGGTAAACAAGGGCACAGTAAAGATGTTTTATGACGATAAGGAATACCTGCTACCCTACGGTGTTGTAGGAAGAGAAAAAATAGACACGCCAGCGGGCTCTTTTATTGCAAGAAAGATAGAAGTGCATCCTAATATAGAGACAAAGGGTCTACTAAAACCCAGAGGCACATGGTATTTGTGGATAGATGAGGAAACGAACCTGCCGGTTAGGATGGAATTAAAATTTGCTATAGGTTCTGCGTCCGCGAGGCTTGAGAGGGTAGATGGAGATAAAAATCTTCTTAGGAGTGTCTTAAGTGCAAAAAGGTAG
- a CDS encoding tetratricopeptide repeat protein, translating to MDRLEYFKSLLEKTPDNPMVHYSLALEYYKLRDYQNTIRHMEKYISLKEDEGAGYRVLAKCYEELGEYEKAIEVLQEGVQKALKHNHPSMAEEFRSWIEHLRSLQSF from the coding sequence ATGGACAGGCTTGAGTATTTTAAAAGTTTGTTGGAAAAGACACCAGACAATCCTATGGTGCATTACTCTTTAGCACTGGAATACTACAAGCTAAGAGATTACCAAAACACCATAAGGCATATGGAAAAGTATATAAGCCTAAAGGAAGATGAGGGTGCAGGCTATCGCGTTCTTGCTAAGTGCTACGAAGAGCTTGGCGAATACGAAAAGGCTATAGAAGTCCTACAGGAAGGCGTGCAAAAGGCTCTAAAGCACAACCATCCAAGCATGGCGGAGGAGTTTAGGTCTTGGATAGAGCATTTAAGGTCTTTGCAGTCCTTTTAG
- the pdo gene encoding protein disulfide oxidoreductase has product MLLNLEVRTQLKDIFSKELKEQVNLKLFSQAIGCETCQVAEELLKELADVEQEKIKLEVYSPLVDKEISQKYGIDRVPTIVIEGDKDYGIRYIGLPAGLEFTTLVQGIVQVSKREPRLSEKTVEMLKGIDLPMEIMVFVTTSCGYCPSAAITAMNFAMANDNITALIVDASENMDLAERFQVVGVPKIVINRGLAEFVGAQPENSFLGYVISAYEKLRRENGQA; this is encoded by the coding sequence ATGCTTCTTAACCTTGAGGTAAGGACTCAGCTCAAAGACATATTTTCAAAGGAGCTAAAGGAGCAAGTAAACCTAAAGCTCTTCTCTCAAGCTATAGGCTGTGAGACCTGCCAAGTGGCGGAAGAACTTTTGAAGGAACTTGCGGATGTGGAACAAGAAAAGATAAAGCTGGAGGTCTACTCTCCTCTTGTAGACAAGGAAATAAGCCAGAAGTATGGTATTGACAGGGTGCCTACTATAGTGATAGAGGGCGACAAGGACTATGGCATACGCTACATAGGTCTTCCTGCAGGGCTTGAGTTTACTACTTTGGTTCAGGGCATAGTGCAAGTATCAAAGAGAGAGCCAAGGCTATCAGAGAAGACTGTGGAAATGCTAAAAGGCATAGACCTACCCATGGAGATTATGGTCTTTGTTACCACCTCCTGTGGATACTGTCCTTCCGCAGCCATAACTGCTATGAATTTTGCCATGGCAAACGATAACATAACCGCGCTAATAGTTGATGCCAGCGAGAACATGGACCTGGCAGAGAGGTTTCAGGTTGTGGGCGTGCCAAAGATAGTTATAAATAGAGGGCTTGCGGAGTTTGTGGGTGCACAGCCAGAAAACAGTTTCCTCGGGTATGTAATATCCGCCTACGAAAAGCTAAGGAGAGAAAATGGACAGGCTTGA
- a CDS encoding SDR family NAD(P)-dependent oxidoreductase, translating into MRDKRAIITGGSKGIGRAIVERLIKEGWQVCTCSRKEEDLRRLKEELGNPQSLYIRACDVGDRVSVMEFVRFCVQNMGRIDLLVNNASLLGERVSIENYPEDVWEEVIRVNVNGVFYMTKYAIPHMNSGSVIVNMSSGAGKRPAPYWGAYAVSKFGIEGFSLLLAEELKDKNIRVYAFNPGATKTQMRAKAYPHEDPTTLKPPEKVADFILRLISSKVPSGSYDYNE; encoded by the coding sequence ATGAGAGACAAGAGAGCCATAATAACTGGTGGAAGCAAAGGTATAGGAAGGGCAATAGTAGAAAGACTTATAAAGGAGGGTTGGCAAGTTTGCACCTGTTCAAGAAAAGAAGAAGACCTAAGAAGATTAAAAGAAGAGCTGGGAAACCCTCAAAGTCTATACATAAGAGCCTGTGATGTGGGAGATAGGGTTTCTGTTATGGAATTTGTCCGCTTTTGCGTTCAGAATATGGGACGCATTGACCTTTTGGTAAACAACGCAAGCCTTCTGGGTGAAAGAGTTTCTATTGAGAACTATCCCGAAGATGTGTGGGAAGAGGTTATAAGGGTTAATGTAAATGGAGTTTTCTACATGACAAAATATGCAATTCCTCACATGAACTCTGGCTCGGTTATAGTTAATATGTCTTCTGGTGCTGGCAAAAGACCTGCACCCTACTGGGGAGCTTATGCGGTCTCCAAGTTTGGTATAGAAGGTTTTAGTCTACTCTTGGCAGAGGAGCTAAAAGATAAGAACATAAGGGTTTACGCCTTTAACCCCGGTGCCACCAAAACACAGATGAGAGCAAAAGCATATCCACATGAAGACCCAACGACCCTAAAGCCTCCAGAAAAAGTAGCGGACTTTATCCTAAGACTAATAAGCTCTAAAGTTCCAAGTGGTTCTTACGATTATAATGAGTAG